CCTTCTCAAGGATGGATCCCCTTCGAGGTGTAATGACCCTTCTTGTGAAATTCCTTGGTATCCACGGATCTTTCCAAATATCCACTGTATCACCATTTCCAATCCTCCAGATTAGACCTTCCTTCAGCAACTGCACCCCTTTAAGAATGCTCCTCCATGTATATGAAATGCCTTTTTTAGCAGTTGCCTTAAGGATAGATTTATCTGAAAAGTACTTGGCCTTCAGTACTTGTGCACATAAGGTATCTGGAAACACAAGGATTCTCCAAGCCTGCCTAGCCAACATAGCAATGTTAAATGTGTACAGATCCCGAAATCCCATGCCACCCTTGCTTTTCGATCTGGTCAATTTCTCCCAAGAGACCCAATGGATTTTATTCATCTTATCTTGCTGACTCCACCAATACCTCCCGATGATGGAAGAAATCTCCTCACATAGCTCTTTTGTCAGTTCGAAGCAGGACATAGCATATGTAGGAATGGCTTGAGCAACTGCTTTTATCATGATTTCTTTACCAGCCTTGGAAAGCAGCTTCTCTTGCCAGCCTTGAATTCGTGTCCACACTTTTTGTTTAATGTATTCAAACATACGTTTCTTCGATTTCCCAACATAAACTGGCAGGCCCAAATATTTTTCATTACTAGCGAGCTTCGTAATATTTAGTTCTGTCAGTActtgcttcttaatctcctcagTTGTATTGGGGCTGAACATAACTGTCGTCTTATCCTTATTTATCATCTGACCCGAGACTTCCTCATAAAGCTGTAGAATCCTTTGTAAGCTTTGGGCTCCTGATTTTGTAGCTTTTAGCAAGACCAATGTATCATCGGCAAAGAAAAGGTGGCTCACACAAATAGCCCCAGGGCATACTCGGATGCCTTGTATCTCCCTTCTTTCTTCAGCTTGCTTGAGAAGAGCTGACAGACCCTCGGCACATAAAATAAATAGGTATGGTGATAGGGGATCACCTTGACGCAAACCCCGTTGAGGCCTGAATTGTTCTGAATACTCTCCATTTATCTTCACTCTATAGCTGACTGTGGAAACACATTTCATGATTAAATCAACCCATGCTGCAGCGAATCCCAATTTTCGCATAATTTTCTCAAGAAAAGGCCATTCTACTCTGTCATATGCTTTACTCATGTCTAATTTTATAGCAGCCAGCCCTATATTACCTTTCCTTTTGTTTCTAAGGTAGTGCGAGCCAGGAGGACATTATCAGTTATCAGCCTACCCAGAACAAAAGCATGGTAAGGGCAATAGATGTGAACTTATAGTCTGCTGAGGTGCCAGCGTCTTTCAATATGCTCCAGTACAGATCCTACAAGAATAATGGCGAGTCTTTCAATATGCTCCAGTACAGATCCTGCAAGAATAATGGCGAGAGATTAGAGAGAACCTTCTTAAAAAAAGATTAGAGAGAACCATTTGCAAGTATACTTCATCCATCCCAGAAGTAGATTCGTTTTGAACATCGACATGGTCTTCGAGATGCAACTTTGACTACTTTGTTTTGTTGTAGACTATTTTTGAAACATAGTTAAAATATACTTTTGTGAAACAATGTTTCGAGATAAATCTATTCATACTATTCACATCTCACAGTGCAACACATTAAAATTTATTTATAGTCAAAGTTTGAAATAGTCGACTTTATAGGATAAGCCCAAAACTAACTTATTTGTAGCATGGAGGTAGTAGTATTTGCCTACTGAGCAAACAGTCACTCCAACCATTTCAATGAGATTTGTTGAACAAATGGTTGGTCCTTGGACTTCACCTTTGGATAGTTTTCGTCGAGCAGATCAAGGTTCATATATAGAACATCTGATTCAGACTTCGGACGAGAGAGATATGGTTACGAGAAGATCTACATGTCGGATACACCGGTAAGACCGGTGGGTCCAGGCGGTCAGACCGGTTTAGGTCTGTAGAATCCGTGTAGAAGTTGTATTTTAATATGGAATTTGTTAGGGTTTCGACCCAAGTCAGAGCAAGACCTCTCCACTTTATAAATATAAAGGACCACGGCCGATTGAGGGTATCACGATCGAATCTATCAAATCTACCTTTTATTGTTTCACCTTTACCCTTCTCCAACAACCTCATGTGTTGTTCTTCTACTGCCTTCATAGTATGAGAGGACGTCCTGTCGGGGTTCTATACCATCGGCAAGTAAATTTAGTACGATCGCGTGTCGGATCCGGACGGCTAGCACAAGAGACAcaaggatttatactggttcgggcgcCACGGGGCTCCCTACGTCCAGTTCTGGTGGTGTTCTTTATGCCCGGATGGGAAAAACTTGTAGTAGGAGATACAAGCGGCTCGCGAGAGAGGACCTGATCCCAAGTCTCTATGTGTGTGGTGTTGCGGTTCGGTACTTGGTACTGCGTGTTCGTGTGAGCGAGCGAGCCTGACCGGGTGTCCTGGCTCGTCCGGCTCGGTTGTATGTTGGGTTCTTTCGTTTTTTGCCCGTTCTTTTCGTGGATTCCTCCCCTTCCTTTTATAGTTCAAGGAAGGCAAGGTTACAAGGGGTAGTTAGGTAAAAACGTCGTGCTACAGTGTTGCGACAGTGCTGGAACAGTGCCGCTCTGCAGTCCTTCGTCTTGGATTGGGGGCGTACAACGTCCCGTCGTGGTAGCTGTACCATAGGACGGTGTAGGCTGTAGGCTCTCGCCTCGGGGCGATCGAGCTCGAGCTACCGGCGCTATTCGCTTGATAGGTCGAGGAATCCCTGGGTGAGCTCCTGACTTAGCTTTTGAAGCCTGCTTGGGCGAGGCTGGCTTACTCGATGTCTTAGGGGCGAAGGATTCGCCTGTCCTTGCAGCGCCTCCCCCCACGCGGGGGAAGATCGCATCATTACCTGACAGCGAAGATTCTTCTGCCCTGCGGCCCTGACACGCCACACCTGCTAACTCGACGTCGCCTCTCAGGTCGTGCGAGGCGGAGATTTTGGCTCGTGACGCTAGGTCGCGTGACCCCCCAGAGGGGGCCTAGGCTGATGCCCAGCTTCCCTGCTCGTGCAAGGACATGGGCCGGCCTTTTGTCCTTGATGTTGGGCCTCGCTCGTTGCGGGCCTTGATTAGTCTTGGTGATTGAGGGATTAGGGGCTAGGTTAATTACCCCCGGCCAATCCCCtcgccagtagcccccgagcttGAGGGAAAATGATGGATTTTCCCTTAGGCTTAGTGAACCACGCTGCTTCTCGGTCGACCTTGCTTCATTTCGGTGGGGGCGCGCGAGCGCACCCACCgggtgtagcccccgagcccGCGGTAGAGTCAAGGACTCTGCCACTGGGTTTTTTATTTGCTTCGGTGAAGGCGGGCTCGCCTTTTGATGGTGACGTGGACTGGCAGCGGGACTTGACCTGGCGTCGATGGCCATGGCCCATCTTCAGTTGATTTGACGGGACGGGGCCGGGCCGTTACTCCGCTACCGCGGCCCAGGGGCGGGGTAGGCGGCTTGCACTGTAAGCCTCGTCGCCCCCGCGCCGCTCCTCGCATAGGGCTTGACCGCCGCGACTCTATAAATAGGCCTCACCCCGCTTCGAAGGAGATCCATGGTAGCCAGATGGAGAGAAAAAACACCTCGCCGCCTCTGCTGTGGGGGGTTCGTCCCCTGAGCGTAGCAGTACAAGTCTTTTTTTTTTTTATGTTAGAGGGAGTCCAGTGAGTGGAGGGGGATGAGTGTGGCAGATGAAGCTGCCCCCAAAGCCCTTGACCCAGTCGCAAGTCGGGGCCTCAGGCTAACGCGACGCGTGAGGAAGTAGGCCCCACGCTCTATCGGGCGGGCCCGGGCATTGAATCATTGCCGCCCGTGCCTCTCTCCTCCTTTATGTCGAGGGGGGAAGCCCGCAGGGGTTCTCTTCACCCATCCGCGCACTAGCCATCTCCATCGCCTCGCAAGGCTTTCAGATCTCGATTCACCTTTGTCCCCACACCGCCGTTGCACGCCGGCTTCTTCCCCGCGCGCGGCCATGTCGAACTGGCAGTGCTCGACCGTCTCCGAGGCGAAGCTGCGAGCGCTCGTCGATGCAGGGATGCTCCCGTGCCTGACCGAGGCGCGGGAGTGGATCAAGCCGATGCTCGAGGACTCCCCACGACCTTCCCAGGGGTACGTGGTTTCCTTTGTCGCCTTTCATGAGCACGGGTTCTCCGTGCCGGCGGGGAGATTCATCCGCGCCGTGCTCCACGAGTACAGCCTCGAGCTGCAGCACCTCAACCCGAATGGCATCCAGCACCTGGTGGCATTTGAGGCGATGTGCGAGGGATACCTGGGCATCGAGGCGCACTGGCATCTCTTCCGTAACTTCTTCATGCTTGTCTGCTTGAAGGACGAGCAGAGCCACAACCCGCCGACGATCGGGTGCACTGGCATCCGGCTCAAGCGGGGGAAACCCGATGGCTATCAACGGGCCCTTGACGAGCTCCAACAGCGGGTGGCGCTCAGAGTGGTTCTACCTCAAGAACGATCCCGAGTGCCCTCTGCCGGTGTTCACCGGGGGTCTTCACGACACCACCCCGGCCGCGTGGTCCGATGGgccggagaagaagaagcaggCGAAGCTGCTCCATGGCTGCCCCGCGGCAGTCACGGCCCTTCAGGCCCGAGGGGTGGACCTCGCCACCGTGATTGGTGGTTACCTTGCGAGAGGGGTCGTGCCGCTACGGCGGCCCGCCCTTCGCCTGTTCGAGATGACCGCGGACCGGGCTCCCTTCGGGGAGAATTGATTTTAACCCCCCAAGCTCGCGCGCCTTTGATCTTAAGCCCCCTTGTTCGTTTGCCTTCCTCTGAAGCCCCCGACGCAGCCTAATTTTGGCTCGCTTGCCCCTCTAGCGCTGTTATCTCTGGATTTAGCGCATAAGGAAAGAATCTGGACTTAACAAATTTGTAATTGCCAAATCTGCCCTCGTCCAATTTTCCTCAAACTCACGAGACAGAGGCCCGAGGCCTGGCCCGTTTCTCATTCTATCTCCCCTCCCCTTCCTGACTCAACCTAGCCGCTAGCCGCCAGAGCCGCTGCGCCCGCCGTCCGCTGCCCTGCTCCGCCGCGTTTCTCCCCATCCGCCACCTTCCATCGCTGGCCCAAGGTAAGGCAACCTCTCCCCCCTTGTATTCTTCACAGATTTTGTGCTCTTCTTCTGGTACAATTTCTAAATCATGGAAACCTAGGTCTTGTGTGTGTGATTGGCATGGGATTTGAGTGGGAGGGGCTGGATTGACTAAGGGGTGTGATGGATCTGAAAAGGTAACATCATATTCCCCTGTTCTAATTGATGTATGCATGAGTTTTGGTGTGTGAATTTTCTGATTTTTTCTGTCTATCTGAAAATCATGTCATTTCTTATTTGGCCAAAATATTTTATGGTTTGAAAATTCGGACAAGGTACAAAGATGTGCCTTTCAAACAGAGGGGTACTTTTGTCTATTCCTATTTCAATATGTTAGTTATACACTAACAAAGTTGTTAACAATGCCAAAAGGGGGTACCAGCAACAAGTAGACAgaactggggggggggggttcagaGGAAGGCAAACGAACAAAGGGGCTTAAGATCAAAGGCGCGCGAGCTGGGGGGGTTAAAATCAATTCTCCCCTCCCTTCGCGGGGACGGTGACGGCTGACCCCTTGCCTTCGGAGGCCGAGGTTCAGTGCCACGTGCGTCAGGCCGTCGCCGGCTGCCCAGATTGGCCGCCGGTCAACCTTCTTACAATGCTCCCAGACAGGGGCATTATCGCTCTGGTAAGCTTTTTCGCTTCCTTCTCCCCGTCTTCCTCCAGATCTCTGGTTATCCTTCATGCGCTTCGCTTGGTAGGTCAGGAGCTGGGACATCTCGCATTGCAGGTCAGGAGACGGAACCGTGCTCGCGCAGCCCGGCTCAAGGAGCTGAAGGACCGCCATGAGCGCGTGGAGGGCGGAGGAGAACGCCAAGTGCGCCCGTAACGCTGCCCGGAAGAAACGGAGAGGGGCGGGGGACAGGAATGTGTCCTCAGACGAGGACCCTGAGCCGCCGCCGGGGAGCTCTGATGAGGATGatggcgatgatgatgatgatgtcgCCGCGGGGGTGTCATGAACAGGAGGAACAGTGGGGAAGACCCCATCTCCGTCCGCAAGAGCTTTCCCGGGCCCGTCGGGAGGGCCCGTCTCTGGCCCTGTGCCGCCTGAGGTCGGACGAGGCGCTGGCGCCCCCTGTGACAGGGCATCACGTCACTCCTCGCAGGGTGATCACAGCGGGGATCGAGCCCGCGTGCCCCCGGGGGACCGCCGCACACCCAGCGAGTGCAGCGCGTCGCGGCCCCGCAGCGACTGCAGCAGGAGGTCGCGGAGCCAGGGTTCCGCTTCTCCCGGGCCGCGGCCGTCTCAAGGGGACCGCCTGACGCTGCGTCCTCCGTGGGCGGTGCCTCCGCCGAACGTCGAGGAGTCAGGTTCTGTGACGCCTCCGCCGTCACCCTCCCCGTCCGCGACGGGAGGGAGCGGTTGGCGGGGATTGCGCCGAGGCTGCAGCCGCGGCGGTGGGACAAGGGCGTCCCGCCGGCGTCTGGCCCCAAGAGGTCTTCGGCGTGGTCGTCGGCGCCGTTGTCGTGCGCCAAGAGACCACGTATCTTCGCGGCAGGGTGAGTGCCCCTCTTGGCTTCTGCCTTTGGTTTGCTTCGTCGTCTGACGTTTGTTGCTTCGCCTTTCAACGTCGCCACTGCCAAGGCGTTCGTTCCCGCATCGGAGAAGTCTTTGCGCCGTGCCGACCGTGGTGTTGCCGCGCCAGTTTCGGGGGCCACGCCACGACGAGCCTCGGCGTTCCCCAATGTCGGGGTTCCCCAGAAATGGGACGCGGCAACTCCGGGCACGAAGGAGGTGTTGCGAAAGAGCGACAGCTCCGGTGACAGCTTCGTCCACATCGGCGTGGTCACATCGGGGGTGCTCCGTCACCGGAGGCGGTCGATGAATACGCCACGGAGCTGCGGTAGGAAATTCTTGCCCCGCCAGAGGGGGCACTTGTCGCGCCTGCAGGTCCCGTCGGCGAGGTTGCTGCTGGCGATGGCGCCGCCACCGGGGGCCCGCCGCGTGGCGGGTCCGCGAGTCCTCCTGGGGGCGCGGCCACGTCTGAGCCTGACTCGATCGAGGCCGTGCCAGCCGAGAGAATCTTCCCCACCTTCGAGACCCAGGAGTTTCCGGACCCTGAGGCCTTCCTCCAAGGTGGCCGTTCGGGGGCCACTGAGGATTCCGGTGCGGCGGATCCGGCGCCCGCGCAGCCCTGAGTCTGTCGCAAGCCTGGTCACTACCTCTGGGTGGCCATGAGAGGGCGCTGGTGCTGGCCCTGGGGGGCGGGGACCACATCCGTCGGCTGGTGTTTGCCTCTCGGGATGACCCGGGACAGGTCACGCTCGACGTCGACGTCGTGAAGGAGCTGGGCTGCGCAGGAAACTCAATCGCCTGACGACAGAGTTCCTTCCGACTGTCATCGTAAGTGTCTTGGTCTGGCCTTCCCCTTCGCCCGGTCTGTGCGTCTGCTTTGTCTTCACCAACGCTTGGGTTGCTTCTGCGCAGGAGCTGTTGGCCTGCAATGAGGCCAAGACCCGGTTTCTTCAGCAAGAAGCCGACCACTGGGACGTCGCCACTGTCCTCAGGGCTGACCTGGTGCAGAAGGAGGTGGAGCTCGCCGTGCTTTGCTCTTCCATCCACAAGGCTCAGACCAATGCCGTGGCGGAGCGGGCCGAGCTAGCGGAGCGAGTGGCACGGGCGGATGGGCAACTAAGCATGGCCGTGTTGGAGAACGCGGTCCTTGCGTCGCAGCTGGCCGAGGCCCGCCGGATGGGCGAAGAGACCCGGTCTACCGCCGCGTCCGCCGCACAGGAGGCTGCCCGCGAGAAGGTCGTCTTGGCGGCGCAGGCGGCGGACCGGGGTGAGGCCCTGGCGAGCTCCCGCCGCGACCTCGAGGCCGTCAGGCAACAAGTCGCctctcttcatggccggcttgtCACTGTGGCCACGGAGAGGGACCGGCTTCTGGCTATTGCCCGCGATCGCGATACGGAGCTCACCGGTAAGTTGGCCTCCGGGCCGACTCTGTGCCTTAAGCTTTTGTTGGTGTTGTCGACGAGTTGGTTCTGACTGACGGTCGTGGCAGCCGCGTGCTCGGAACTTGAAGAGCTGCACTCCCGACGAGCAAAGGATGCCGCCGTGGTGAACGAGGCCCTCACCCAGCATGAGGAGCTGATGGCGCTCACGCAGCGGCTCGCCGAGGGTGCAATAGGTACGTACCGTGACTCCCCGCCTTGCTTGGCCGTGAAGGTGATTTTTCTGTGGCgcgcccttcttcttcctctaccCTTTCTCAGGAAAAGTCACGGAGCTCAAGCTGTCTAGCCCGGTGGCTGACAGGATCCGTCGAGCAATCCTGGAGAAGGATGTGGCCCAGCAATTGCTTATCCAGGCTGTCGTGCAGACGTTGGAGGCGCTCGAGGTCAGCGACGAGGGCTCGTTGGTCGAGCGTATCGGCGGACCCCAGGGTTTGCCCGGGAGCGAGGAATGGACATGGCCTACCAGCTGGTCCACTGAGTGATCACCATGTTCGTCTTGCAATACCCGGAGATGCCACACGAGCTGCTAGCCGGTGGGTGGGCTCCCGGACATGAGGACCACCGATATGCTGAATTTGAAGAAGGGTCTGCCGAGTTCACCAGGGTAGTGCAAGACGAACATGGTGACGACCAcaagcgctccagggcagggcaactggagtggatgatgctgtgcagtgaggcctccgacagataaaccaccacaagcgaaagtttttttagcagtgggagtcgaagcatttgtaccagatcgtctggtagatggcaccgggcgaaggtggcggtgtggagagaggaggaaaaccgcgagatggacaacgGTGGTGTGGGCATGAATTCTTGGTGTGTTCGTGGTATGAAACTTTTGTGGTAATGGTACaactcaaactgctggagttttCCGAATTTAGAGCGTCCACCGTGCCGGGTATGGACAACAGGTAGCGTGTCGGGATGCAGAGGCATTGAACGGGGCCCTGCTGGTGAGAAGAGACGATGGCTCTGAGGGCATGGCCAATGGTCCACCCTGGACAGCTGCCTCACGGTTTCCACGTAAGATACAAGCCTCCGTGGACAAGTCTGAGCAAAAAGGCAGCGGCTTGCAGAGCAAGGTGCAACTTGCAGAAGAACCAGCTGCTCCATAGAAAAAGTGTGGTCCTTGTAGGAAAAGAACGAGAGAGAAAGAGAGTACATGCACCCAAATTTCCTTTACGTACTCCCATCGAGGCTGCCATATGACATCATCCGCATTGGATGAAAATTTTCTATGCTATAGCCTGAGTTGATGTGGTACTTGAGACCACCACTAGGTGATGCCTCCATTGTACATGCCctgaggagatcaaattcagaaaggacagatatctgacgacagtcgagattgaggggcgcggtgcgccatagagagcgccaccgagttgagaggacttgtgtgcggcagcaatccttggtggggagaagcgagatgatctcctcaaggatgacgtccggaagatcgctgatgcggtccacagGAGATTCTACCAGTTCCTCAGatccgggtggggggggggggggctcgccgcttctccccgcgctaccgggtgcgggatctacaaccgacgtcgccgctggcgggagcctcatcttcttggcgctagggccagccgactccattttccttgtgggGGTCGCGCCGAGCTCACGGGTTTGAGAAGAGTAGCCAGAGATgagcctagtggcagtgcgagtggggaagaaggagggctggggatttctgtaggagtggaagaagaggagcatgcgttttctgtacgagtgaggattcttcttgaagttggtagaatgtgacagcttgttctttgcatcaaacttgcctttcccctgagatttgttcttattgttttggggctggttgggctggaagttcttctcgtGTATCATGTGGGCACTAGAAACTCCCTCAGCGACCCGAGCACGTGTgtcttttgctctcgccttttcctCCAAATCAAGAGTGCTAATGAGATCCAAAACAGAAAACTCATGTCTcttgtttttcagagaagtagcaaaATCGTTCCACAAAGGTGGAAACTTGGCAATGATGGTCCCAGCAACAAATTTGTTCGGCAACACACACTTAAAGTACTCAAGTTCCTTAGAGAGTGATTGTATCTCATGAGTTTGCTGAACAAcagagcgctcatcagtcatcttgtagtcacagaattgctccatgacgtacaactcgttgccagcgcccgagggcccaaacgtggcctcgagcgcagcccacatgtctttgccgctgtcaaacgacatatatgaatccacaatggaatcgtcaagaacactcaggagggcggctttgaagagggtatccatgttctcaaaagcttcctgctgtgtaggattaagatcgccctcaggcttACCCTTAGTGGCGTCATAGTACTACATGATCTGAAACCTATATACTGCTCTTGTGCGCCACCTTTTATATTGCGCCCCCTTAAAAGTAGGCGGCTTCAAAAGCGCAGCAAAACTactcggagtaaattgcctataatcaggtttttTGATTGGATTGTTGAATATATAAGCAATTTACCATGAGGTTTAATCCGAATCAGCAATAAATAGATCATGACGACAATTGCAAACATCAAAGTAATGATGCGGACTAAACCAGGAGGACAGAATCACATACTGTACAGCGGGAGCAGAACCACCGTGGTTGATGTTGTCACTCATGTCGTTGATGAAGAGGTTACtgaggtcggggaagaaggctgtcgttgaggaagtcgtcgctggcagcagtcacaggagtgtgctccccaaaaacctgatcgcccctctcccgtacaggatcacgaaGGCGGGGTTCGGAGGACGGCTGTCCCTTCTCGCGGTGCACGCCGGAAGGAGGGCTGGAGAAGAATTGCGTGGCGGCGCTAAGATCTGGAACGGTGCGAAACCATATGATACAGCGGCGGCTAGAGTAGAGCATGTCAGGTCGGTCGTGCGAGTAAGACCAAGTATAATAGCAGGCCTTTGGCCCCCAAACCCCACGTCCAAGTCAATAATAGCCCCGCCAAGGTTTGTCTAAAAAAAGGAGTAATTAAGGCTTCTGTTAGTCCCTTtagtataatactatatcattaaTAATGGCCCCACCTTTTGTCTCACAAAGTATGTTGGGGCTCCTGCTACAACCGGCTACAAGTTTGCAAtccgcttctcttctctcctcttctctctccttcaactaagcacaaatactatatttaaatccttatagcctgcttatgtCATCTAATTGTAGTACTTCCTCTaaagttactctccactgtgtagtctgaaatgccgggcgtgcagcgggcggtgccctcggtcggcacgccgcttcaacggcggaagcagtgagaggtcgcggCGCCCTGACTTGCCATCAATGTGGAGCGGCAGGCTCAGCTGGCGCCGGGCGGGAAGCGCACGCGGGAGGGGGGAGGGGTTTTTGTTGGGCCAAGAAGGAGAGAAGCCAACTTGGGATCGGTCTGGACGGGGAAATATCATGTGCTCCCATACtctgcatatgacactagtctatgttaccactccctcctttccggtttatagagATGTTTAGAGTAACATAGTAATATGTTACagtataagttactccccactatgaccagccttggTCTCTCCTAGTGCTCCACCATGTATAGCTGCTAAGCCTGCCACGTAGGCATAAAATaggatgtggcaagttaattaagaagagagagactagtttggtgaccgcAGGAAGAAACGGTGGAAAGACagttttgagtctatagctaattaaatgaagtaAGCTTAGCAACAataaactaagcacctatgcattgaaGACTTGAGTTACTAAGCCATTTAATgcacttagcacctcatctaagcacatCTAAGCACTTAGCACTTAGCACCCCTTGACCGTGGACCTTGACGGTGTACGTCACCTTGTGTCTCATAATTTTTCTCGTCATCATCTGAGTCCTAGAAGATCTCACCCCCATCATCATTAGGCATGCAGCCGCCTTGATAGACAACGTGCGCAGAATGAGTAGAGGTGACTGGGGATGCACCACGTCATGGACACT
The Aegilops tauschii subsp. strangulata cultivar AL8/78 chromosome 3, Aet v6.0, whole genome shotgun sequence genome window above contains:
- the LOC120976749 gene encoding uncharacterized protein: MAVLENAVLASQLAEARRMGEETRSTAASAAQEAAREKVVLAAQAADRGEALASSRRDLEAVRQQVASLHGRLVTVATERDRLLAIARDRDTELTAACSELEELHSRRAKDAAVVNEALTQHEELMALTQRLAEGAIGKVTELKLSSPVADRIRRAILEKDVAQQLLIQAVVQTLEALEVSDEGSLVERIGGPQGLPGSEEWTWPTSWSTE